A window of the Butyricimonas virosa genome harbors these coding sequences:
- a CDS encoding Imm43 family immunity protein, with product MNTEELYIWRYGIDKLPKGLLEYGKSDVCDIYDESKRQKFQNLGQWMWQNNDGWRENLPPVLYLVCNKKPGILQFDFLDKRSIELKIVSEEFLSLLKENGFVDKYDIATVKVVNKKNEPLTDKKYYALRINHFDNDSFHFGKGITYQSDLQKERGTCFTVYPNMKLKDNSIKQNFFVLDSIEYGDGVIFRERVLDKVLNLYKPEIYKLSDYSKLWRNKGFYPYGNEFMIVK from the coding sequence ATGAATACGGAAGAGCTTTATATTTGGCGATATGGGATAGATAAACTGCCTAAAGGATTATTGGAGTATGGCAAATCTGATGTTTGTGATATCTATGATGAAAGTAAAAGGCAGAAGTTTCAGAATCTCGGGCAATGGATGTGGCAAAATAATGACGGATGGCGCGAGAATTTACCTCCCGTCTTATACCTTGTATGCAACAAGAAACCGGGAATCCTGCAATTTGATTTTCTTGATAAAAGAAGTATAGAACTCAAAATCGTATCGGAAGAGTTTTTGTCTTTACTTAAAGAAAATGGCTTCGTTGATAAATATGATATTGCTACCGTCAAGGTAGTAAACAAGAAAAACGAACCTCTAACGGATAAAAAATACTATGCCCTACGTATAAATCATTTTGACAATGATTCTTTTCATTTCGGGAAAGGCATAACCTATCAGAGTGACTTACAGAAAGAACGAGGTACTTGTTTTACAGTATATCCTAATATGAAACTGAAAGACAATTCAATCAAACAGAATTTCTTTGTTTTGGATAGCATAGAATATGGAGATGGTGTAATATTCCGAGAAAGAGTTTTGGATAAGGTGTTGAACCTGTATAAACCTGAAATTTACAAATTATCAGACTACTCCAAACTATGGAGAAACAAAGGCTTTTATCCATATGGGAATGAATTTATGATTGTGAAATAA
- a CDS encoding DUF6756 family protein, translating to MFDYKEIERTVNDNHLPFQKIGDVDKEILIQRLYDTFVIGNPRALWLSFKYVPYSIDCNMEDPYFRLLDVIDKNIVLYFFIDYWNKDFIIYKARMSDIHRFIGDCEGLDEYYLVTEDFMELYSITDHDDLLYIDVRKNEMRVDNKA from the coding sequence ATGTTTGATTATAAAGAAATAGAGCGAACGGTCAATGATAATCATCTTCCATTTCAGAAAATAGGAGATGTCGATAAAGAGATTTTAATACAAAGGTTATATGACACATTTGTAATCGGGAATCCTCGTGCGTTATGGCTGAGTTTTAAATATGTGCCATATAGTATAGATTGTAATATGGAAGACCCTTATTTTCGTCTATTAGATGTAATTGATAAAAATATCGTTCTCTATTTCTTTATTGATTATTGGAACAAGGATTTTATCATCTATAAAGCAAGAATGTCTGATATACATAGATTTATCGGAGACTGTGAGGGGCTTGATGAATATTATTTGGTAACAGAAGATTTTATGGAACTATATAGTATAACAGACCATGATGATTTGCTTTATATTGATGTGAGAAAAAATGAAATGAGAGTTGATAACAAAGCGTGA
- a CDS encoding Imm43 family immunity protein, translating into MNTEELYIWNYGIDKLPKGLLEFGRSDVCDTYDESKRQKFQNHGQWMWKNKDGWRENLPSVLYLVCNKKPGILQFDFLDKYSIKLKIVSEEFLSLLQENGFVDKYDITTVKVVNKKNESLTDKKYYALRINHFDNDSFHFGKGITYQSDLQKERGTCFTVYPDMKLKDSSIKQNFFVLDSIEYGDGIIFRERVLDKVLNLYRPEIYKLSDYSKIWNNRGNYLYGNELMIVK; encoded by the coding sequence ATGAATACAGAAGAACTCTATATTTGGAACTATGGAATTGATAAACTGCCTAAAGGATTATTGGAGTTTGGTAGATCTGATGTCTGTGATACTTACGATGAAAGCAAAAGGCAGAAGTTTCAAAACCACGGGCAATGGATGTGGAAAAACAAGGATGGATGGAGAGAAAATTTACCTTCCGTCTTATACCTCGTATGCAACAAGAAACCGGGAATTCTGCAATTTGATTTTCTTGATAAATACAGTATAAAACTCAAAATTGTATCGGAAGAGTTTTTGTCTTTACTTCAAGAAAATGGGTTCGTTGATAAATATGATATTACTACCGTCAAGGTAGTAAACAAGAAAAACGAATCTCTGACGGATAAAAAATACTACGCTTTACGTATAAATCATTTTGATAATGATTCTTTTCATTTCGGGAAAGGCATAACATATCAGAGTGACTTACAGAAAGAACGAGGTACTTGTTTTACAGTATATCCTGATATGAAACTGAAAGACAGTTCAATTAAACAGAATTTCTTCGTTTTAGATAGCATAGAATATGGAGATGGAATAATATTCCGAGAGAGAGTTTTGGATAAGGTGTTGAATCTGTATAGACCTGAAATTTACAAATTGTCAGACTACTCCAAAATATGGAATAACAGAGGCAATTATCTATATGGGAATGAACTAATGATTGTGAAATAA
- a CDS encoding imm11 family protein: protein MNIYEIGQDFDNYKFFVFKEDDKSNKDVWDYNGQSLVNEWKGLSLELFRDKRKKKDKRSEDFDASCYFSGCLIVNKKTSLLLAEKLKGQIEVLLVNVDGNTSDYYFINVLNTVDALNIDSKNNEEILKMMRDNNGIFNKGNIGSYIIFRDSLFNNNYYCTDEFVDFVKQNSITGLKFTCAGIAK, encoded by the coding sequence ATGAATATATATGAAATTGGACAAGACTTTGATAATTACAAGTTCTTTGTATTCAAGGAAGATGATAAATCAAATAAAGATGTTTGGGATTATAATGGTCAATCACTTGTTAATGAGTGGAAAGGGCTTAGCTTAGAACTGTTTAGAGATAAAAGAAAAAAGAAAGACAAACGAAGTGAGGACTTTGATGCTTCTTGTTATTTTTCTGGTTGTCTGATAGTAAATAAAAAAACTTCTTTATTGCTGGCTGAAAAGCTGAAAGGACAAATAGAAGTTTTACTTGTCAATGTAGACGGAAACACTTCAGACTATTATTTTATAAATGTATTGAATACAGTCGATGCCTTAAATATAGATTCCAAGAACAATGAAGAAATTTTGAAGATGATGAGAGATAATAATGGTATTTTCAATAAAGGAAATATCGGTTCATATATCATATTTCGGGATAGTCTGTTTAATAACAATTATTATTGCACAGATGAATTTGTAGATTTTGTGAAGCAAAATTCAATCACAGGATTAAAATTTACATGTGCAGGTATCGCAAAATAA
- a CDS encoding tyrosine-type recombinase/integrase, with amino-acid sequence MDNVQKQRGSIVLYKEERNGADYIRIEYVNSQAVALLLAQDTDVEKAGNSSAYMPATAFKLPDFYDRYSPHAYIDYSRVYVRHPKPKREYTLPKGYLELLEQKRYSLSTIKAYKIYFSDFMEYHKGQDLDLLTVEDINSYMLHMVKEKHISATQQNMRINAIKFYYEKVRKGKRQYYGGIARAKEYKALPEVLSREEMKSIFAQLSNRKHRCMISLIYSAGLRRSELLNLTPQDIISERMLIRIAGKGKKCRYSLLSEKLLNELRDYYREYRPQKWLFEGEQAGEQYSPSALVKILKEAARKAGIKHRVHLHMLRHTFATHLLEQGTDLRTIQELMGHTDIKTTAIYLHVSNAYKAKIPNPLDCLDDD; translated from the coding sequence ATGGACAATGTTCAGAAACAGAGAGGAAGCATCGTTCTGTACAAGGAAGAAAGAAACGGTGCGGACTACATACGGATAGAGTATGTAAACAGTCAGGCTGTCGCCCTGCTGCTCGCCCAAGATACGGACGTGGAAAAGGCAGGCAACAGTTCTGCCTACATGCCTGCCACCGCTTTTAAGCTGCCGGATTTCTACGACCGCTATTCGCCCCACGCCTATATTGATTACAGCCGGGTTTACGTGCGGCATCCAAAACCCAAAAGGGAATACACACTGCCGAAAGGCTACCTCGAACTGCTGGAACAGAAGCGGTACAGCCTTTCCACCATAAAAGCCTATAAAATCTATTTCAGCGACTTCATGGAATACCACAAGGGGCAAGACCTTGACCTGCTGACGGTCGAGGACATAAACAGCTATATGCTCCACATGGTTAAGGAAAAGCACATATCCGCCACCCAGCAGAATATGCGTATCAACGCTATCAAGTTCTATTACGAAAAAGTCCGGAAAGGCAAGCGGCAATATTATGGCGGGATAGCCCGTGCAAAAGAGTACAAGGCATTACCCGAAGTATTAAGCCGGGAAGAAATGAAAAGCATCTTCGCACAGTTATCCAATCGGAAACACAGGTGCATGATTTCTCTCATTTACTCTGCCGGGCTACGCCGAAGCGAACTTCTGAACCTGACACCCCAAGACATCATCAGCGAACGGATGCTAATCAGGATTGCCGGGAAAGGCAAGAAGTGCAGGTATTCCCTACTGTCGGAAAAGCTGCTCAACGAACTAAGGGATTACTACCGGGAATACAGACCACAAAAATGGCTTTTTGAGGGCGAACAGGCAGGCGAACAATACTCACCCAGCGCATTGGTTAAGATATTGAAAGAAGCGGCAAGGAAAGCCGGAATAAAGCATCGGGTACACCTGCACATGCTCCGCCACACGTTCGCCACCCACCTGCTGGAACAAGGGACAGACCTAAGAACCATACAGGAACTTATGGGACATACCGATATAAAAACAACGGCAATTTATCTGCACGTATCGAACGCCTATAAAGCAAAAATCCCCAATCCGCTGGATTGTTTGGATGATGATTAG
- a CDS encoding GAD-like domain-containing protein — MYEKFLDKSLNSTRQTVDDTFIAKYANAVSEKIIELWKEVGLGTFCDGLFRIINPNKYQTIVDDSYPLYEYETVTPFMTTVFGDIFAYVKNPVIGDYVVFINVRYGTFKILSENVDILLNVVIFNKSCLESWFSLNKYPMIKSEKDVPTLDECYGYVPALVSGGIESIDNIKILKAIPYIETVLQFIGDLKRVR, encoded by the coding sequence ATGTACGAAAAATTTTTAGATAAGAGCCTAAACAGCACTCGCCAAACGGTAGATGATACTTTTATTGCAAAATATGCTAATGCGGTATCAGAAAAAATTATCGAACTTTGGAAAGAAGTTGGACTTGGAACGTTTTGTGATGGATTGTTCAGAATTATTAACCCCAATAAATATCAGACAATAGTAGATGATAGTTATCCTCTGTATGAGTATGAAACTGTAACTCCATTTATGACAACTGTTTTTGGAGATATTTTTGCTTATGTTAAGAATCCCGTGATAGGAGATTATGTCGTATTCATCAATGTGAGATACGGAACATTCAAGATTTTATCCGAGAATGTTGATATACTATTGAATGTGGTAATTTTCAACAAGAGTTGTTTGGAATCATGGTTCTCCTTAAATAAATATCCTATGATAAAATCAGAAAAGGATGTTCCTACATTGGATGAATGTTACGGATATGTCCCAGCATTGGTATCGGGTGGTATAGAATCAATAGATAATATCAAAATTCTAAAAGCTATTCCATATATAGAAACGGTACTCCAATTTATTGGGGATTTGAAGCGAGTGCGATAG
- the rsfS gene encoding ribosome silencing factor: MSGAEKLVEQIIETLNKNKGVNIVKIDLRRIENCFCSFFVICHGTSNTHVASLTDFVYDEVNEKVGEKPLHVEGEQQAQWVVLDYGNVIVHIFQKEQRDYYQLEDFWADAEITNVEEN; this comes from the coding sequence ATGAGTGGAGCAGAAAAATTAGTGGAACAAATTATTGAAACGCTGAACAAAAATAAAGGGGTTAATATTGTAAAAATTGATTTGAGAAGAATTGAGAACTGTTTCTGTAGTTTTTTCGTAATATGTCATGGAACTTCCAACACGCACGTGGCTAGTCTTACAGACTTTGTCTATGACGAGGTCAACGAGAAAGTGGGAGAAAAACCATTACACGTAGAAGGAGAACAACAAGCCCAGTGGGTGGTGTTGGATTACGGAAATGTGATTGTACATATATTTCAAAAAGAACAACGAGATTATTATCAACTTGAAGATTTTTGGGCTGACGCGGAAATAACGAATGTAGAAGAAAATTAA
- a CDS encoding DUF4375 domain-containing protein, whose translation MENLEQYWEQSFSPIGRKFTEIRPNYQDMGETDSMVAALYWLELEMYNGGFLQFFCNWGYDAYLLAIKGLGAINATYTEQLLIQAYGIIQRLENDSQLQELWNIPKHLTENEITKLNKIDEEYWEDKENIMRLMLLKFHSDSVENIDNKA comes from the coding sequence ATGGAAAATTTAGAACAATATTGGGAGCAATCCTTTTCCCCTATTGGACGTAAGTTTACAGAAATTCGTCCCAATTATCAAGATATGGGGGAAACAGACAGTATGGTCGCCGCATTATATTGGCTGGAACTTGAAATGTATAATGGTGGATTTCTTCAATTCTTCTGTAATTGGGGATATGATGCTTATTTGCTTGCAATCAAAGGACTGGGAGCAATTAACGCAACATATACAGAACAACTTCTTATACAGGCATACGGCATCATCCAAAGATTAGAAAATGACAGCCAATTACAAGAGCTATGGAATATTCCCAAACATTTGACAGAGAACGAAATCACCAAGTTGAATAAAATAGACGAGGAATATTGGGAAGATAAGGAAAATATTATGCGGCTTATGCTTCTAAAATTCCATTCTGATTCAGTTGAAAATATAGATAACAAAGCGTGA
- a CDS encoding TetR/AcrR family transcriptional regulator — translation MFTNRDEVLEKALRIFAKMNYEKASQMEIARTCGLSKAGLTYYFPFKQDLFTAVADRYVFDTQHSKNKFNFTAGSLSEFIDRYVAGVENTMQRLVRLLDDGNNPNGCSFNFYYYHLLMQVRLYYPNVEKKIAAIFEQNLQLWKSAIEKAKESGEIRRDVDVDEAASMFWQIFFGTSFEKSFFQGLDTKKLARSLHFLYSLLKA, via the coding sequence ATGTTTACCAACAGGGATGAAGTATTGGAAAAGGCTTTGCGGATATTCGCAAAGATGAATTACGAGAAGGCAAGCCAGATGGAGATAGCCAGAACCTGCGGACTGTCGAAAGCGGGACTGACCTATTATTTCCCGTTCAAGCAGGACTTGTTCACGGCTGTGGCGGACAGGTACGTGTTCGATACCCAACACTCGAAAAACAAGTTCAACTTCACGGCAGGCTCATTGTCAGAATTTATCGACCGGTATGTAGCCGGAGTGGAGAACACGATGCAGCGGCTCGTGCGCCTGCTGGACGACGGGAACAATCCCAACGGGTGCAGCTTCAACTTCTACTATTACCACCTGCTGATGCAGGTAAGGCTGTACTATCCCAACGTGGAGAAAAAGATAGCCGCCATATTCGAGCAGAACTTACAGCTTTGGAAATCCGCCATCGAGAAGGCGAAGGAAAGCGGGGAAATCAGGCGGGATGTGGATGTGGATGAAGCGGCTTCGATGTTCTGGCAGATATTCTTCGGAACCTCCTTTGAAAAGTCCTTTTTTCAAGGGCTGGACACCAAGAAGCTGGCACGGAGCCTGCACTTCCTCTATTCGCTGTTGAAAGCCTGA